Proteins from a single region of Corynebacterium pseudogenitalium:
- a CDS encoding cutinase family protein, translated as MRTFFRRRLPVTAVAFVAAAAAVVTPVLPTEEATAQQRCPSVAVIAARGSGQNNQIYRTRYAGEAPWTSNGWEGETIRAFLRYSESRYRATHGGNSLMKDVEVLGMEPRYYPAIYPDYDIPSVAAPATLLQALGLAIQYAVPLFTMARQAGTDFMDSVNIGRTGVMALVNDYERASGCHPKYVLSGYSQGAMILLEHERELARRGKLAGVVYFGNPMTAARDAGTVGVANGGAGGMLGFLPFNTRTAGATRNKVNYCLPLDAVCDLSVQVLRAAAPTGGTHGQYFLRWNRWDDQVADSFGRFVDQVRYR; from the coding sequence ATGCGTACGTTTTTCCGTCGTCGGCTACCCGTGACTGCAGTTGCGTTCGTCGCAGCAGCAGCTGCGGTGGTTACCCCCGTGCTGCCGACGGAGGAAGCGACCGCCCAGCAGCGGTGCCCTTCGGTCGCGGTAATCGCTGCACGCGGCTCCGGTCAGAATAACCAGATTTACCGAACACGCTATGCCGGGGAAGCCCCGTGGACTTCGAATGGTTGGGAGGGGGAGACCATTCGCGCTTTCCTTCGCTATTCGGAGTCGCGCTACCGTGCCACTCACGGCGGGAACTCCCTGATGAAAGACGTGGAAGTCCTCGGTATGGAGCCGCGCTACTACCCAGCGATTTACCCGGATTATGATATCCCTTCCGTTGCAGCACCCGCGACGCTGCTGCAGGCGCTGGGTTTGGCTATCCAGTACGCGGTGCCGTTGTTTACGATGGCGCGACAGGCTGGCACGGACTTTATGGACTCCGTCAACATTGGGCGCACTGGCGTGATGGCGCTGGTGAACGACTACGAACGCGCGAGCGGGTGCCATCCGAAGTACGTGCTGTCCGGCTACTCACAGGGCGCGATGATCCTGCTGGAGCACGAGCGTGAGCTGGCACGCCGCGGCAAGCTAGCGGGCGTTGTCTACTTTGGCAACCCGATGACTGCCGCGCGTGATGCTGGCACGGTGGGCGTGGCAAACGGCGGTGCAGGCGGCATGCTTGGCTTCCTGCCGTTTAACACCCGCACCGCGGGTGCGACCCGCAACAAGGTCAACTACTGCTTGCCGCTGGACGCAGTGTGCGATCTTTCCGTCCAGGTCCTGCGGGCCGCTGCCCCGACGGGCGGTACCCACGGCCAGTACTTCCTGCGGTGGAACCGTTGGGATGACCAGGTGGCAGACTCTTTTGGCCGCTTTGTTGATCAGGTTCGGTACCGCTAA
- a CDS encoding glutamate-5-semialdehyde dehydrogenase gives MTTIEAQVLQLAKAAKQVAPVIATLPTVRKNAVLQHAAQALEARTAEILQANARDIEEGRAAGMDEALVDRLALDEQRIAGIADGLRQVASLHDPVGDVVRGGTMYNGIRMRQVRVPLGVMGMVYEARPNVTVDAFGLALKSGNVALLRGSKSAAHSNAALVAVLQDVLAKEGLPTEAVQLLPSDSHDSVTALITARGLVDVVIPRGSARLIDAVVTQATVPTIETGTGNCHVYVDASADIQQATDIVVNGKTRRVSVCNATETVLLDAALPDADKLAVVKALQDADVTVHGDPAALGAFGACDVVEADEHDWAEEYLSMDVAVGVVDGVEEAAKHIARYSSGHTEAVVATDARVLQYFADHVDSAAIMLNASTAFTDGEQYGMGAEIGISTQKLHARGPMALPELTSTKWILEGSGQTRS, from the coding sequence ATGACGACTATCGAAGCTCAGGTACTGCAGTTGGCGAAGGCTGCGAAGCAGGTGGCGCCGGTGATCGCGACGCTACCGACCGTCCGCAAAAACGCTGTGCTGCAGCACGCGGCGCAGGCGCTGGAAGCACGTACTGCGGAGATTCTGCAGGCCAACGCCCGCGACATCGAGGAAGGCCGCGCGGCTGGCATGGACGAAGCGTTGGTAGACAGGCTCGCGCTGGATGAGCAACGCATCGCGGGCATCGCGGACGGACTGCGTCAGGTCGCGAGCCTCCACGACCCAGTTGGGGATGTGGTGCGCGGCGGCACGATGTACAACGGGATCCGGATGCGCCAGGTTCGCGTGCCGCTCGGCGTGATGGGCATGGTCTACGAGGCCCGCCCGAACGTCACGGTCGATGCGTTTGGCCTGGCGCTGAAGTCAGGCAACGTGGCACTGCTGCGTGGTTCGAAGTCGGCGGCGCATTCGAACGCGGCGCTGGTCGCGGTGCTGCAGGACGTGCTGGCGAAGGAGGGGCTGCCAACCGAGGCGGTCCAGCTGCTGCCGAGCGACTCGCACGACTCCGTCACCGCGCTCATCACGGCACGCGGCCTCGTCGATGTGGTCATTCCGCGCGGCAGCGCCCGGCTTATCGACGCCGTCGTTACCCAAGCAACCGTGCCAACCATCGAGACCGGCACTGGCAACTGCCACGTATACGTGGATGCTTCAGCGGACATTCAGCAGGCGACCGACATTGTCGTCAATGGCAAGACGCGCCGGGTGTCGGTGTGCAACGCGACCGAAACGGTGCTGCTTGACGCGGCGTTGCCGGATGCGGACAAGCTGGCCGTCGTAAAGGCACTGCAGGACGCCGACGTGACCGTCCACGGGGACCCGGCAGCACTTGGTGCGTTCGGGGCTTGCGACGTAGTCGAGGCCGACGAGCACGATTGGGCGGAGGAGTACCTTTCGATGGACGTTGCCGTCGGTGTCGTCGACGGCGTTGAGGAGGCCGCGAAGCACATCGCACGCTACTCCTCGGGGCACACGGAAGCCGTGGTCGCCACTGATGCGCGCGTGCTGCAGTACTTCGCGGACCACGTGGATTCGGCAGCCATCATGCTCAATGCCTCGACCGCGTTTACGGATGGCGAGCAATACGGCATGGGTGCAGAGATCGGGATCTCTACCCAGAAACTGCACGCACGTGGACCAATGGCGCTGCCTGAACTGACAAGCACGAAGTGGATCCTGGAGGGCAGCGGGCAGACTCGAAGTTAG